One window of Ziziphus jujuba cultivar Dongzao chromosome 5, ASM3175591v1 genomic DNA carries:
- the LOC107420914 gene encoding polyadenylate-binding protein RBP47, whose amino-acid sequence MQTNGSDSSQQQQQQQEQNQRQQPPPLPQQQWMAMQYPAATMVMQHHMMPPQHYAAPPPQHYMAYHQYQQQQHQHVQHPQQQQQQHQQQQGSSGENKTIWVGDLHHWMDENYLHTCFVSTGEIASIKVIRNKQTGLSEGYGFVEFFSHATAEKVLQTYAGILMPNTEQPFRLNWATFSTGDKRSDNVPDLSIFVGDLAADVTDSLLHETFASRYPSVKAAKVVFDANTGRSKGYGFVRFGDDNERSQAMTEMNGVYCSSRPMRIGAATPRKSSGYQQQYSSHGGYVPNGASTQGFQSDGDSSNTTIFVGGLDPNVSDEDLRQPFSQYGEIVSVKIPVGKGCGFVQFANRNNAEEALQKLNGTVIGKQTVRLSWGRNPANKQFRADFSNQWSGAYYEGQVYDGYGYALPPPHDPSMYAAAAAYATYPVYGSHQQQVS is encoded by the exons ATGCAAACCAACGGTTCTGATTCCTCACAGCAACAGCAACAGCAACAGGAACAGAATCAACGGCAACAACCGCCACCGCTGCCACAGCAGCAGTGGATGGCGATGCAGTACCCGGCGGCGACCATGGTAATGCAGCACCATATGATGCCGCCTCAGCATTACGCGGCGCCACCACCGCAGCACTACATGGCGTACCACCAGTACCAGCAGCAGCAACACCAGCACGTGCAACATccacagcagcaacaacaacagcaccagcagcagcAGGGATCTAGCGGCGAGAACAAAACCATCTGGGTCGGAGATTTACATCACTGGATGGATGAGAATTACCTTCACACCTGCTTCGTTTCCACTGGCGAG ATTGCTTCCATTAAGGTAATTCGCAATAAGCAGACTGGCTTGTCTGAGGGCTATGGATTTGTGGAATTTTTTTCACATGCAACAGCAGAAAAGGTTCTACAGACCTATGCAGGCATTTTGATGCCTAATACAGAACAGCCCTTCCGTCTAAACTGGGCTACATTTAGTACCGGTGACAAGCGTTCAGATAATGTTCCTGATCTATCTATTTTTGTAGGAGATTTAGCAGCAGATGTTACAGATAGTTTATTGCATGAAACTTTTGCAAGTAGATATCCATCTGTTAAAGCTGCAAAAGTTGTCTTTGATGCCAATACAGGCCGTTCAAAGGGTTATGGTTTTGTGAGGTTTGGGGATGATAATGAAAGGTCACAAGCCATGACTGAAATGAATGGTGTTTATTGTTCAAGCAGGCCTATGCGCATTGGTGCTGCTACTCCTAGGAAGTCATCGGGATATCAACAACAGTATTCTTCACATG GGGGATATGTGCCAAATGGTGCATCAACCCAAGGATTCCAATCTGATGGAGATTCTTCAAACACAACA ATATTTGTTGGAGGGCTTGATCCTAATGTGTCTGATGAAGATCTCAGGCAGCCTTTCTCTCAGTATGGAGAGATAGTCTCTGTTAAAATACCGGTTGGAAAAGGATGTGGCTTTGTACAATTTGCCAACAG AAATAATGCAGAGGAGGCATTGCAGAAATTGAACGGGACAGTAATTGGCAAACAAACAGTGCGCCTTTCATGGGGTCGCAATCCAGCAAACAAGCAG TTTAGAGCAGATTTTAGCAATCAATGGAGTGGGGCGTACTATGAAGGGCAAGTTTATGATGGCTATGGATATGCTCTGCCACCACCTCATGACCCAAGCATGTACGCTGCTGCTGCAGCTTATGCAACCTATCCTGTTTATGGCAGCCACCAGCAACAAGTAAGCTGA